A single genomic interval of Alistipes provencensis harbors:
- the glmS gene encoding glutamine--fructose-6-phosphate transaminase (isomerizing), with translation MCGIVGYVGRRDACPILVKGLHRLEYRGYDSAGIALVNAEGALHVFKCKGKVSDLEHFLAGKDLGGTIGIAHTRWATHGVPNDANAHPHYSESENIALIHNGIIENYRVLKDALVENGYTFRSSTDSEVLVNLIEYVRETNRCSLFEAVQQALRQVVGAYAIAVVEKGNTDRIIAARQSSPMVVGIGKGEYFLSSDAASIIEYTEDFVYIGDGEIAVIERDKPLKVVTLDNHEGKIDIRKLQLSISQLEKGGYPHFMLKEIYEQPSTLVDCIRGRINPDTCEVKLSGVIDHREKFLAARRIIFVACGTSWHASLIGEHLIESICRIPVEVEYASEFRYRNPIIREDDIVIAVSQSGETADTLAAVELARKAGAFVFGICNVVGSSIARATDSGAYIHVGPEIGVASTKAFTGQVTVMAMLALAVGHEKGTVAEEYYREVSSALLHLPETLEEVLKVAPQIADLAKIFTYAHNFIYLGRGYNYPTALEGALKLKEISYIHAEGYPAAEMKHGPIALIDAEMPTVAIATPDHTYEKTASNIEEVRARGGKIIAVIARDDRQVRRSADYVIEVPVIAECLMPIVVSVPLQLLAYYIAVYKGRNVDQPRNLAKSVTVE, from the coding sequence ATGTGCGGAATTGTAGGATATGTCGGCCGGCGTGACGCCTGTCCGATTCTGGTGAAGGGTCTGCACCGCCTCGAATATCGGGGTTACGACAGCGCGGGCATCGCGCTGGTCAACGCAGAAGGCGCCCTCCACGTTTTCAAATGCAAAGGCAAGGTCTCGGACTTGGAACATTTTCTCGCGGGCAAGGACCTCGGCGGAACCATCGGCATCGCCCACACGCGCTGGGCCACGCACGGGGTTCCGAACGACGCCAACGCCCATCCCCACTACTCCGAATCGGAGAACATCGCCCTGATACACAACGGCATCATCGAGAACTACCGCGTGCTGAAAGATGCGTTGGTCGAAAACGGCTACACGTTCCGCAGCAGCACCGATTCCGAAGTGTTGGTGAACCTGATCGAATACGTCCGCGAAACGAACCGCTGTTCGTTGTTCGAAGCCGTGCAGCAGGCGCTTCGTCAGGTGGTCGGGGCCTATGCCATCGCCGTCGTCGAAAAAGGCAACACCGACCGGATCATCGCCGCGCGGCAGAGCAGCCCGATGGTCGTGGGCATCGGCAAGGGCGAATACTTCCTCTCGTCGGATGCCGCGTCGATTATCGAGTACACCGAGGATTTCGTCTACATAGGCGACGGGGAGATCGCCGTGATCGAACGCGACAAACCCCTGAAAGTCGTGACGCTGGACAACCACGAGGGAAAGATCGACATCCGCAAGCTCCAGCTCTCGATCTCGCAGCTCGAAAAGGGCGGCTATCCCCATTTTATGCTCAAGGAGATTTACGAACAACCCTCGACATTGGTGGACTGCATCCGCGGGCGCATCAATCCCGACACCTGCGAGGTGAAGCTCTCGGGGGTGATCGACCACCGCGAGAAGTTCCTCGCCGCGCGCCGCATCATCTTCGTGGCGTGCGGCACCTCGTGGCACGCCTCGCTGATCGGCGAGCATCTGATCGAGTCGATCTGCCGCATCCCGGTCGAAGTGGAGTACGCCTCGGAATTCCGCTACCGCAACCCCATCATCCGCGAGGACGACATCGTAATCGCTGTGTCGCAGTCGGGAGAGACGGCCGACACGCTGGCCGCCGTGGAACTGGCCCGCAAGGCCGGGGCGTTCGTCTTCGGCATCTGCAATGTCGTGGGGTCGTCCATCGCCCGTGCGACGGATTCGGGGGCCTACATTCACGTCGGTCCCGAGATCGGCGTCGCCTCGACGAAGGCTTTCACCGGGCAGGTGACCGTAATGGCGATGCTGGCGCTGGCCGTGGGGCACGAAAAGGGAACCGTTGCGGAGGAATATTACCGCGAAGTGTCGTCTGCCCTGCTCCACCTGCCCGAAACGCTGGAGGAGGTGCTGAAAGTCGCTCCGCAGATCGCCGACCTTGCGAAAATATTCACCTACGCCCACAATTTCATCTACTTAGGCCGCGGATATAATTATCCCACGGCACTGGAGGGGGCACTGAAACTCAAGGAGATATCCTACATCCACGCCGAGGGTTACCCCGCCGCCGAGATGAAGCACGGCCCCATTGCGCTGATCGACGCCGAGATGCCCACCGTGGCCATCGCCACGCCGGATCACACCTACGAAAAGACCGCCTCGAACATCGAGGAGGTCCGGGCCCGCGGCGGCAAGATCATCGCCGTCATCGCCCGTGACGACCGGCAGGTACGCCGTTCGGCGGATTATGTGATCGAGGTTCCGGTCATTGCCGAGTGTCTGATGCCGATCGTGGTGTCGGTGCCCCTGCAACTGCTGGCCTACTACATTGCGGTATACAAGGGCCGCAACGTCGACCAGCCTCGCAACCTCGCCAAATCGGTGACCGTAGAGTGA
- the glmM gene encoding phosphoglucosamine mutase — protein sequence MTLIKSISGIRGTIGGPTGENLTPPDVVKFTTAYVRLTARRTPGKKLTIVVGRDARISGEMVSNLVEGTLLACGADVINVGLCTTPGTEMAVITKKADGGIIITASHNPRQWNALKLLNSDGEFLSDAEGKQVLAMSEEEDYDYPAIDAIGHVLSREDFNDEHIRRVLALPLVDVEAVRKRRFKVVVDAVNSVGGIVMPKLLRELGCEVVELNCEPTGEFAHNPEPLPQNLTQISEAMVREKADVGIVVDPDVDRLAFVSEDGSMFVEEYTLVAVADYILSEKPGNTVSNLSSSRALRDITERHGGKYYASAVGEVNVVAKMKEVGAVIGGEGNGGVIYPELHYGRDALVGTALFLTWLARKGMTMTQLRATYPSYYASKNKIELTPAIDVDKVLREVKARYAGENVNDIDGVKIDFAENWVHLRKSNTEPIIRVYTEAKSMDEADALAQRFIAEIKEICHI from the coding sequence ATGACACTCATCAAATCCATTTCGGGCATCCGCGGCACCATCGGAGGCCCCACGGGAGAAAACCTGACGCCGCCCGACGTCGTGAAATTCACCACGGCCTATGTGCGCCTGACCGCCCGCCGTACACCGGGCAAAAAACTTACCATAGTCGTAGGCCGCGACGCCCGAATTTCGGGCGAAATGGTCTCGAACCTCGTCGAAGGCACCCTTCTGGCCTGCGGCGCCGACGTCATCAACGTCGGGCTGTGCACCACCCCGGGGACTGAAATGGCCGTCATCACCAAAAAGGCCGACGGCGGCATTATCATCACCGCCTCGCACAACCCCCGCCAGTGGAACGCCCTGAAACTGCTGAACTCCGACGGCGAATTCCTCTCCGACGCCGAGGGCAAGCAGGTACTGGCCATGTCCGAGGAGGAGGATTACGACTACCCTGCGATCGACGCTATCGGACACGTCCTTTCGCGCGAGGATTTCAACGACGAGCATATCCGCCGCGTGCTGGCGCTGCCGCTGGTCGACGTCGAAGCCGTGCGCAAACGCCGCTTCAAAGTGGTCGTCGACGCGGTGAACTCGGTGGGCGGCATCGTAATGCCGAAACTGCTGCGCGAGCTGGGCTGCGAGGTCGTGGAGCTCAACTGCGAGCCCACGGGCGAATTCGCCCACAACCCCGAGCCGCTGCCCCAGAACCTCACCCAGATTTCGGAGGCGATGGTGCGCGAGAAGGCCGACGTGGGCATCGTGGTCGATCCCGACGTGGACCGGCTGGCGTTCGTCTCGGAGGACGGCTCGATGTTCGTCGAAGAATATACGCTGGTGGCCGTCGCGGATTACATCCTCTCGGAAAAGCCCGGCAACACGGTTTCGAACCTCTCCTCGTCGCGCGCCCTGCGCGACATCACGGAGCGTCACGGAGGCAAATACTACGCTTCGGCCGTCGGCGAGGTCAACGTCGTAGCGAAGATGAAAGAGGTCGGCGCCGTGATCGGCGGCGAGGGCAACGGCGGGGTCATCTACCCCGAACTGCACTACGGCCGCGACGCGCTGGTGGGTACGGCACTCTTTTTGACGTGGCTGGCCCGGAAAGGCATGACCATGACCCAACTGCGTGCGACCTACCCCTCGTACTACGCTTCGAAGAACAAAATCGAGCTGACGCCGGCCATCGACGTAGATAAAGTACTGCGTGAGGTAAAGGCCCGTTATGCCGGTGAAAACGTGAATGATATCGACGGTGTGAAAATCGACTTTGCGGAGAACTGGGTACACCTGCGCAAGTCGAATACCGAGCCGATCATCCGCGTCTACACCGAGGCCAAGTCGATGGACGAGGCCGACGCGCTGGCGCAGCGGTTCATCGCCGAAATCAAGGAAATCTGCCATATTTAA
- a CDS encoding dipeptidase gives MDKVKVYINENKDRFINELFDLLRIPSISAESGHKPDMQRCAEFLAAALVKAGADHAEVLPTEGNPVVYAEKIVDPKAKTVLVYGHYDVMPVDPRAEWRTEPFEPVIKEGRIWGRGADDDKGQLWMHAKAFEAMCATDTLPCNVKFMLEGEEEIGSPSLYGFCRENKEMLKADIILVSDTSMISMQTPSITCGLRGLAYMEVEVTGPNKDLHSGLFGGAVANPANVLTRLVASLIDDEGRVTIPGFYDDVRELTPEERTAFNKAPFSMEEYKKSLEIGDVEGEAGYTTLERTGVRPSLDVNGIWGGYTGEGTKTVIPAKASAKISMRLVPNQDYHKISELFERHFNAIAPESVKVTVKSLHGGMPYVSPTDMPAYKAAEKAVEATFGKKPLPFYSGGSIPIISGFESILGIKSLLIGFGLAEDAIHSPNESYGLEQFEKGVETIPLFYKYFAES, from the coding sequence ATGGATAAAGTAAAGGTTTATATAAACGAGAATAAAGATCGTTTTATCAACGAGTTGTTCGATCTGCTGCGCATTCCGTCGATCAGCGCGGAATCGGGTCATAAACCCGACATGCAGCGTTGCGCCGAGTTCCTCGCAGCGGCGCTCGTAAAAGCAGGTGCGGATCATGCCGAAGTGCTGCCCACGGAGGGCAATCCGGTGGTCTATGCCGAAAAAATCGTCGATCCGAAAGCCAAAACGGTGCTGGTTTACGGCCACTACGACGTGATGCCCGTGGACCCGCGGGCGGAGTGGCGCACCGAGCCGTTCGAACCCGTCATCAAGGAGGGACGCATCTGGGGCCGCGGGGCCGACGACGACAAGGGCCAGTTGTGGATGCACGCCAAGGCTTTCGAGGCGATGTGCGCCACGGACACGCTGCCCTGCAACGTCAAATTCATGCTGGAGGGCGAGGAGGAGATCGGTTCGCCGAGCCTCTATGGTTTCTGCCGGGAGAACAAGGAGATGCTCAAGGCCGATATTATATTGGTGTCGGATACCTCGATGATTTCGATGCAAACACCCTCGATCACATGCGGTTTGCGCGGGTTAGCTTACATGGAGGTTGAAGTGACGGGCCCGAACAAGGACCTCCATTCGGGGTTGTTCGGCGGCGCCGTGGCCAACCCGGCCAACGTGCTGACGCGGCTGGTGGCCAGCCTTATCGACGACGAGGGCCGTGTGACGATTCCCGGCTTCTACGACGACGTGCGCGAGCTGACGCCCGAAGAGCGCACGGCGTTCAACAAGGCGCCGTTCAGCATGGAGGAGTACAAGAAGTCGCTGGAGATCGGCGACGTGGAGGGCGAAGCGGGCTACACGACGCTGGAGCGCACGGGTGTGCGTCCGTCGCTCGATGTCAACGGCATCTGGGGCGGCTACACGGGCGAGGGCACCAAGACGGTGATTCCCGCGAAAGCCTCGGCCAAGATTTCGATGCGTCTGGTCCCGAATCAGGATTACCACAAGATTTCGGAACTCTTCGAGCGGCATTTCAACGCCATCGCGCCCGAGAGCGTGAAAGTGACGGTGAAGTCGCTCCACGGCGGCATGCCCTACGTCTCCCCGACCGATATGCCGGCCTACAAGGCGGCTGAAAAGGCCGTCGAGGCCACGTTCGGCAAGAAGCCCCTGCCCTTCTACTCGGGCGGCTCGATTCCGATCATCAGCGGATTCGAGTCGATTCTGGGCATCAAGTCGCTCCTGATCGGCTTCGGACTGGCCGAGGACGCCATCCACTCGCCGAACGAGAGCTACGGGCTCGAGCAGTTCGAAAAGGGCGTGGAGACTATTCCGCTGTTTTACAAGTATTTCGCCGAAAGCTGA
- a CDS encoding DUF2461 domain-containing protein yields MKEVIDFFRRLHDNNTREWFDANRAEWTRVKGRFADFTGQLIDGIASFDPSVQGLRPQDCTYRIARDTRFSNDKSPYKTYIGAYIAPKGKKSGFAGYYFHIEPCCDSLVWCNLLSAGAVCIEPTILRSIREEVLDNGAEIEAAIKKAKGFRLNERNKLKRVPTGFPADSEYAEMLKLKDFYIDRPITEEFLLAPDLLDRTVEEFRRTQPFIAILNRAIQYAYDEMM; encoded by the coding sequence ATGAAAGAGGTCATCGATTTCTTCCGCCGCCTGCACGACAACAACACCCGGGAGTGGTTCGATGCCAACCGCGCCGAATGGACCCGGGTGAAGGGGCGGTTTGCGGACTTCACCGGACAGTTGATCGACGGCATCGCGTCGTTCGATCCCTCGGTGCAGGGCCTGCGTCCGCAGGACTGCACCTACCGCATCGCCCGCGACACACGCTTCTCGAACGACAAGTCGCCCTATAAGACCTATATCGGCGCCTACATCGCCCCGAAGGGCAAGAAATCGGGCTTCGCGGGATACTATTTCCACATCGAACCCTGCTGTGACTCGCTGGTGTGGTGCAACCTGCTTTCGGCGGGCGCCGTCTGCATCGAGCCGACCATCCTGCGTTCGATCCGCGAGGAGGTGCTCGACAACGGCGCGGAGATCGAAGCGGCGATCAAAAAGGCCAAGGGTTTCCGCCTGAACGAACGAAACAAGCTCAAGCGGGTTCCGACGGGTTTTCCTGCCGACAGTGAATACGCCGAGATGCTGAAGCTGAAAGACTTTTACATCGACCGGCCGATTACCGAGGAGTTCCTGCTGGCCCCGGATTTGCTGGACCGCACGGTCGAGGAGTTCCGCCGCACGCAGCCGTTCATCGCCATCCTGAACCGCGCCATACAGTACGCCTACGACGAAATGATGTAG
- the glyA gene encoding serine hydroxymethyltransferase has product MKRDSQIFDLIAAERSRQMHGIELIASENFVSEQVMEAMGSVLTNKYAEGYPGARYYGGCEVVDKVESLAIERICKLYGAEYANVQPHSGAQANMAVFFACMQPGDTFMGLDLAHGGHLSHGSPVNMSGKYFNAVGYQLDEATGVIDYDAMERKALECKPKLIVGGASAYSREWDYKRMREIADKVGALLMVDMAHTAGLIAAGLLENPVKYAHIVTSTTHKTLRGPRGGIILMGKDFENPWGQTTPKGAVKMMSQILNSAVFPGIQGGPLEHVIAAKAVAFGEALEPAYKEYQTQVQKNAKAMAAAFVKRGYKIVSDGTDNHLMLVDLRTKFPELTGKLAEKCLVAADITTNKNMVPFDSRSPFQTSGLRFGTPAITTRGLKEDKMEYIVELIDRVLHDPENESNIAAVRKDVNALMADYPLFAW; this is encoded by the coding sequence ATGAAAAGAGATTCCCAGATTTTCGATTTGATTGCCGCCGAGCGCAGCCGCCAGATGCACGGCATCGAGCTGATCGCCTCGGAGAACTTCGTCAGCGAGCAGGTGATGGAGGCCATGGGTTCGGTTCTGACCAACAAATACGCCGAAGGCTATCCCGGCGCCCGCTACTACGGTGGCTGCGAGGTCGTGGACAAGGTCGAGTCGCTGGCCATCGAGCGCATCTGCAAGCTCTACGGTGCGGAATACGCCAACGTGCAGCCCCACTCGGGCGCGCAGGCCAACATGGCCGTCTTCTTCGCCTGCATGCAGCCGGGCGATACCTTCATGGGGCTGGACCTCGCGCACGGAGGACACCTTTCGCACGGTTCGCCGGTCAACATGTCGGGTAAGTATTTCAACGCTGTGGGCTACCAGCTCGACGAGGCCACCGGCGTGATCGACTACGACGCCATGGAGCGCAAGGCGCTGGAGTGCAAGCCCAAGCTGATCGTGGGCGGCGCCTCGGCCTATTCGCGCGAATGGGACTACAAGCGCATGCGCGAGATCGCCGACAAGGTGGGGGCGCTGCTGATGGTGGACATGGCCCACACGGCCGGACTGATCGCCGCCGGACTGCTGGAGAATCCTGTGAAATACGCCCATATCGTCACCTCGACGACCCACAAGACCCTGCGCGGACCGCGCGGCGGTATCATCCTGATGGGTAAGGACTTCGAGAATCCTTGGGGACAGACCACGCCGAAGGGCGCCGTGAAGATGATGTCGCAGATCCTCAATTCGGCCGTCTTCCCGGGTATTCAGGGCGGTCCGCTGGAGCACGTCATCGCCGCCAAGGCCGTGGCTTTCGGCGAGGCGCTGGAACCCGCCTACAAGGAGTACCAGACACAGGTGCAGAAGAACGCCAAGGCGATGGCCGCCGCTTTCGTGAAACGCGGTTACAAGATCGTTTCGGACGGTACGGACAACCACCTGATGCTGGTCGACCTGCGCACGAAATTCCCCGAACTGACGGGCAAACTGGCCGAAAAATGCCTCGTGGCCGCCGACATCACCACCAACAAAAATATGGTGCCGTTCGACAGCCGTTCGCCGTTCCAGACCTCGGGTCTGCGCTTCGGAACCCCGGCCATCACGACCCGCGGTCTGAAGGAGGACAAGATGGAGTACATCGTCGAGCTGATCGACCGCGTGCTGCACGACCCGGAAAACGAGTCGAACATCGCCGCCGTCCGCAAGGACGTGAACGCCCTGATGGCCGATTATCCGCTTTTCGCGTGGTAA
- a CDS encoding PorV/PorQ family protein: MKRLITLLAALAALQTYAQRIEATLPSPDAKAIGMGGVMMTTLSGSHAIYNNSAMAVFSHMPSQISSSYYGQGNFDYYAVSGYCRFDNVNLAQVGWRQYLREHGNNDMAVDLGYSRRMGDRWSLGVVARYMHLKRPEVSADALAVDLSAAYQLPLENVGSYSTLRAGAKLGNLGGYVDDTDYTLPMDFTVGAALDTFLSDAHEITVGTDVGYYFSPESVRGFQMSVGAEYNLMQLVQLRTGYHYGERRDYYPSYWTVGAGVRILHLRLDFAYLFAKKHTLLRNTYSISFGLDF, translated from the coding sequence ATGAAACGACTCATAACCTTGCTCGCGGCGCTGGCCGCACTTCAGACATATGCCCAGAGAATCGAGGCGACGCTCCCCAGCCCCGACGCCAAGGCCATTGGCATGGGCGGCGTGATGATGACCACCCTCTCGGGTTCGCACGCCATCTACAACAACTCGGCGATGGCGGTCTTTTCGCACATGCCGTCGCAGATATCGTCGTCCTATTACGGGCAGGGAAATTTCGATTACTACGCCGTATCGGGCTACTGCCGCTTCGACAATGTCAATCTTGCGCAAGTCGGCTGGCGCCAGTATCTCCGCGAACACGGCAACAACGACATGGCCGTCGATCTGGGCTATTCGCGCCGCATGGGCGACAGATGGTCGCTCGGTGTCGTGGCGCGCTACATGCACCTGAAACGCCCGGAGGTGTCGGCCGACGCTTTGGCCGTGGACCTCAGCGCCGCTTATCAACTGCCGCTGGAGAATGTCGGCAGCTACTCGACGCTGCGCGCAGGCGCCAAGCTGGGCAATCTGGGTGGCTATGTCGACGACACGGATTATACGCTGCCGATGGATTTCACCGTCGGCGCGGCCCTCGACACGTTCCTCTCCGATGCCCACGAGATCACCGTCGGCACCGACGTGGGCTACTATTTCTCCCCGGAGTCGGTCCGCGGATTCCAAATGTCGGTGGGTGCGGAATACAACCTCATGCAACTGGTCCAGTTGCGCACGGGCTACCACTACGGCGAACGGCGCGACTACTATCCGAGTTACTGGACCGTCGGCGCCGGCGTGCGCATCCTGCACCTGCGCCTCGACTTCGCGTATCTGTTCGCCAAGAAGCACACGCTCCTGCGCAACACCTACAGCATCAGTTTCGGGCTGGATTTCTAA
- the fabG gene encoding 3-oxoacyl-[acyl-carrier-protein] reductase: MKLLDGKVAVVTGAARGIGKAIALEFAKEGASVAFTDLVIDENGKATEAEIAALGVKAKGYASNAANFEETHQVIDQIVKDFGRIDILVNNAGITKDGLMMRMSEAQWDAVLTVNLKSAFNFIHAVTPVMARQKSGSIINMSSVVGVSGNAGQCNYSASKAGMIGLAKSIAKEMGPRGIRANAIAPGFIMTEMTDKLPDEVKEGWYKQIPLRRGGTPEDVAKVALFLASDLSSYVSGQVIHCCGAMNC; the protein is encoded by the coding sequence ATGAAATTACTGGATGGGAAAGTGGCCGTTGTGACCGGCGCCGCACGCGGCATCGGCAAGGCCATCGCACTCGAATTCGCCAAAGAGGGCGCCTCGGTGGCGTTCACCGACCTTGTGATCGACGAGAACGGCAAAGCCACTGAAGCAGAGATCGCCGCACTGGGCGTAAAGGCCAAGGGTTACGCGTCGAACGCCGCCAACTTCGAAGAGACGCATCAGGTCATCGACCAGATCGTGAAGGATTTCGGCCGCATCGACATTCTCGTGAACAACGCCGGAATCACGAAGGACGGCCTGATGATGCGCATGTCCGAGGCGCAGTGGGATGCCGTGCTGACGGTGAACCTCAAGTCGGCGTTCAACTTCATCCACGCCGTAACGCCCGTCATGGCGCGTCAGAAAAGCGGCTCGATCATCAACATGTCGTCGGTGGTAGGCGTCAGCGGCAATGCCGGACAGTGCAACTACTCGGCGTCGAAGGCCGGCATGATCGGATTAGCTAAATCCATTGCAAAAGAGATGGGTCCCCGCGGTATCCGCGCCAACGCCATCGCTCCGGGTTTCATCATGACCGAGATGACCGACAAACTGCCCGACGAGGTGAAGGAGGGCTGGTACAAGCAGATTCCGCTGCGCCGCGGCGGTACGCCGGAGGATGTCGCCAAGGTGGCGCTGTTCCTCGCTTCGGACCTTTCGTCGTATGTCAGCGGTCAGGTCATCCACTGCTGCGGCGCGATGAACTGTTAG
- a CDS encoding inositol monophosphatase family protein — MYDELLEFAVRMAREAGKIHLAYFRSDKLAIRTKSNVYDVVTRADKESEELIAGMIAERYPDHAILGEEGGSRGNAESDWRWVVDPLDGTTNYSQGLPVFAVSIALQHKGETVVGVVYAPYLGELFTAVKGGGAFLRYASREPERLRVGEKQTLATSVIATGFPYDKDVNPDNNSDNVARIIPYVRDVRRLGSAAYDLSCVAAGLLDGYWELALHEWDVCAAELILREAGGVVCDLRQDRGISIVAGNAAIVEEIRKYVR; from the coding sequence ATGTACGACGAACTGCTGGAATTTGCCGTCCGAATGGCCCGGGAGGCCGGAAAGATCCACCTCGCCTACTTCCGGAGCGACAAACTCGCCATCCGGACCAAGTCCAACGTCTACGACGTGGTGACGCGCGCCGACAAGGAGAGCGAGGAGCTGATTGCCGGGATGATTGCGGAACGCTACCCCGACCACGCCATTCTGGGCGAGGAGGGCGGCAGCCGTGGCAATGCGGAAAGCGACTGGCGCTGGGTGGTCGATCCGCTGGACGGCACGACCAATTACAGTCAGGGGCTGCCCGTTTTCGCGGTCTCGATCGCCCTGCAACACAAGGGCGAAACGGTCGTAGGCGTGGTCTATGCACCGTATCTGGGCGAGTTGTTCACGGCCGTGAAGGGCGGCGGGGCTTTCCTGCGATACGCTTCGCGGGAGCCGGAACGCCTCCGCGTCGGGGAGAAGCAGACACTTGCCACGTCGGTGATCGCCACGGGATTCCCCTACGACAAGGATGTGAATCCGGACAACAACAGCGACAACGTCGCCCGGATCATCCCCTATGTGCGCGATGTCCGGCGGCTGGGGTCGGCGGCCTACGACCTGAGTTGCGTCGCCGCAGGGCTGCTGGACGGCTATTGGGAGCTGGCGCTCCACGAATGGGATGTCTGCGCCGCCGAACTGATCCTGCGGGAGGCCGGGGGTGTCGTCTGCGACCTCCGCCAAGACCGCGGCATCTCGATCGTTGCCGGCAACGCTGCGATCGTGGAGGAGATCCGGAAATACGTTCGTTAA
- a CDS encoding nucleoside phosphorylase gives MRTIPASELIINDDGSIFHLHLLPGQLADTVILVGDPGRVALVSGFFDTKECEVENREFKTVTGTYKGRRMTVLSTGIGIGNIDICVTELDALANVDFATRQEKAVKKQLTLVRLGTSGAIQPDIKVGEFVFSRTSCGFDGLLSYYKGRDGVCDLALEEAFVKHTGWYEKMPRPYFVNADKTLFKHFSDVTREGITIAAPGFYAPQGRWVRLEPHDAHLNEKIESFGFEGRRITNFEMEGSALAGLAALMGHRAATICTIIAQRIAQDVNTDYKPFVKKMIRTALDKLATLE, from the coding sequence ATGAGAACGATCCCCGCTTCCGAATTGATTATCAACGACGACGGTTCGATATTCCACCTGCACCTGCTTCCCGGGCAATTGGCCGACACCGTGATACTGGTCGGCGATCCGGGCCGCGTGGCCCTCGTGTCCGGATTTTTCGACACGAAGGAGTGCGAAGTCGAGAACCGCGAGTTCAAGACCGTGACGGGGACCTACAAGGGCCGGCGGATGACGGTGCTCTCGACCGGCATCGGCATCGGCAACATCGACATCTGCGTCACGGAGCTCGATGCGCTGGCCAACGTCGATTTCGCCACGCGGCAGGAGAAGGCCGTGAAGAAGCAGTTGACGCTGGTCCGCCTCGGCACCTCGGGGGCCATTCAGCCCGACATCAAGGTCGGCGAGTTCGTCTTTTCGCGCACCTCGTGCGGCTTCGACGGCCTGCTGAGCTACTACAAGGGCCGCGACGGGGTCTGCGATCTGGCGCTCGAGGAGGCTTTCGTGAAGCATACGGGCTGGTACGAGAAGATGCCGCGCCCTTATTTCGTCAACGCCGACAAGACGCTGTTCAAGCATTTCAGCGACGTCACGCGCGAGGGCATCACCATCGCCGCCCCGGGCTTCTACGCCCCGCAGGGCCGCTGGGTGCGCCTCGAGCCGCACGACGCACACCTGAACGAGAAGATCGAGTCGTTCGGCTTCGAAGGCCGCCGCATCACCAACTTCGAAATGGAGGGTTCGGCGCTGGCAGGTCTTGCAGCCCTGATGGGCCACCGCGCCGCCACGATCTGTACGATCATCGCCCAGCGCATCGCGCAGGACGTCAACACGGACTACAAGCCGTTCGTGAAGAAGATGATCCGGACGGCCCTCGACAAACTGGCAACTTTAGAGTAA
- a CDS encoding copper resistance protein NlpE has translation MKKNVLILAAALALVACGGNAPKKKAAAETQTTTTAAPDMHTAETSLDYLGTYEGTLPAADCPGIQTTLTLNPDGTYDLHMKYIDRDSEFDEKGAFSVKENLLTLTQLDDGSEEYYKVEENRLRMLDAEKQPVTGALAENYTLQKTK, from the coding sequence ATGAAGAAGAACGTATTAATCCTCGCCGCAGCCCTCGCGCTGGTCGCCTGCGGCGGAAACGCCCCGAAAAAGAAAGCTGCCGCCGAAACGCAGACTACGACCACGGCGGCGCCCGACATGCACACGGCCGAAACGTCGCTCGACTATCTGGGCACCTACGAAGGCACCCTCCCGGCGGCGGACTGCCCGGGCATCCAAACGACGCTGACGCTCAATCCGGACGGCACATACGACCTGCACATGAAATACATCGACCGCGATTCGGAGTTCGACGAGAAAGGCGCTTTCTCCGTTAAGGAGAATCTGCTGACCCTGACCCAGCTCGACGACGGCTCGGAAGAGTATTACAAGGTGGAGGAAAACCGGCTGCGCATGCTCGATGCCGAGAAACAACCTGTCACGGGAGCGCTGGCGGAGAATTACACACTGCAAAAAACCAAGTAA